The following coding sequences lie in one Streptomyces albofaciens JCM 4342 genomic window:
- a CDS encoding ABC transporter ATP-binding protein has product MRSASSGDTPRAPGRPPAVEITGLVKRYGSKTAVDGLDLRVEAGSVTAVLGPNGAGKTTTVEICEGYRRADAGTVRVLGLDPVADAAALRPRIGVMLQSGGVYAGARAEEMLRHTASLHAHPVDVDLLMDRLGLGSCGRTSYRRLSGGQQQRLALAMAVVGRPELVFLDEPTAGLDPQARHATWDLVRELRADGVSTVLTTHFMDEAEQLADDVAIIDGGRVIAQGSPEELCAGGAENTLRFTGRPGLDLGTLLKALPADSAAAELTPGTYRVSGKVDPQLLATVASWCAQHGVMPSAIAVERHTLEDVFLELTGKELRS; this is encoded by the coding sequence ATGCGCAGCGCCTCCTCCGGGGACACCCCCCGGGCCCCCGGCCGTCCGCCCGCCGTAGAGATCACCGGCCTGGTCAAGCGGTACGGGAGCAAGACCGCGGTGGACGGGCTCGACCTCAGGGTCGAGGCGGGCTCGGTGACCGCCGTCCTCGGGCCCAACGGCGCCGGGAAGACCACCACCGTCGAGATCTGCGAGGGCTACCGGCGCGCCGACGCGGGCACCGTCCGCGTCCTGGGCCTGGACCCGGTCGCCGACGCGGCGGCGCTACGCCCCCGTATCGGCGTGATGCTCCAGTCCGGCGGCGTCTACGCGGGCGCCCGCGCCGAGGAGATGCTGCGGCACACCGCCAGCCTGCACGCCCACCCCGTCGACGTGGACCTCCTCATGGACCGGCTGGGCCTGGGCAGCTGCGGCCGGACGAGCTACCGGCGGCTGTCCGGCGGGCAGCAGCAGCGGCTCGCGCTGGCCATGGCCGTGGTGGGCCGCCCGGAGCTGGTCTTCCTCGACGAGCCGACGGCCGGTCTGGACCCGCAGGCCCGGCACGCCACCTGGGACCTCGTACGGGAACTGCGCGCCGACGGCGTCAGCACCGTACTGACCACCCACTTCATGGACGAGGCCGAGCAGCTCGCCGACGATGTGGCGATCATCGACGGCGGCCGGGTGATCGCCCAGGGCAGCCCGGAGGAGCTGTGCGCGGGCGGCGCCGAGAACACCCTGCGCTTCACCGGCCGGCCCGGCCTCGACCTGGGGACGCTGCTCAAGGCACTGCCCGCGGACAGCGCGGCGGCGGAGCTGACGCCCGGCACGTACCGGGTGAGCGGGAAGGTCGACCCGCAGCTGCTGGCGACCGTGGCCTCCTGGTGCGCGCAGCACGGCGTCATGCCGAGCGCCATCGCCGTCGAGCGGCACACCCTGGAGGACGTCTTCCTCGAACTGACCGGCAAGGAGCTGCGTTCATGA
- a CDS encoding helix-turn-helix transcriptional regulator, with protein MKYASEDQEGTAARPAGGPDRPAPARAARSASGAAPSHDEQRGTRNRVARSILDHGPSTAAELALRLELTQAAVRRHLDALVAENVVEPREKRVYGARTRGRPAKVFALTDCGRDAFDQSYDQLAADALRWIAESAGGGELGEAAIAAFARARFAALAESYRHAVEAADPEGRTQALAEALTADGYAATARSAPSHQLGEQLCQHHCPVAHVAEQFPQLCEAETEVFSRLLGTHVQRLATIAHGDGVCTTFVPKGHQSAGKAAHRTTKTTTASASTAGRNPA; from the coding sequence GTGAAATACGCGAGCGAGGACCAGGAAGGCACCGCGGCCCGGCCGGCCGGCGGGCCGGACCGCCCTGCGCCCGCGAGGGCCGCGCGGTCCGCCTCCGGCGCCGCGCCGTCCCACGACGAACAGCGGGGCACGCGCAACCGCGTCGCGCGTTCCATCCTCGACCACGGCCCGTCCACCGCGGCCGAGCTGGCCCTCCGGCTGGAGCTGACCCAGGCGGCCGTCCGCCGCCACCTCGACGCCCTCGTCGCGGAGAACGTCGTCGAGCCCCGCGAGAAGCGCGTCTACGGCGCCCGCACCCGCGGCCGCCCCGCCAAGGTCTTCGCCCTCACCGACTGCGGCCGGGACGCCTTCGACCAGTCCTACGACCAGCTCGCGGCCGACGCGCTGCGCTGGATCGCGGAGAGCGCGGGCGGCGGCGAGCTGGGCGAGGCCGCCATCGCGGCGTTCGCCCGCGCCCGCTTCGCGGCGCTCGCCGAAAGCTACCGGCACGCCGTCGAGGCCGCCGACCCCGAGGGCCGCACCCAGGCACTCGCCGAGGCATTGACCGCGGACGGGTACGCTGCTACGGCACGCAGCGCGCCCAGTCATCAGCTAGGTGAGCAGCTCTGCCAGCACCACTGCCCGGTCGCCCACGTCGCCGAGCAGTTCCCGCAGCTGTGCGAGGCGGAGACCGAGGTCTTCTCCCGCCTGCTGGGGACCCACGTGCAACGCCTTGCCACCATCGCCCACGGCGACGGTGTCTGCACGACCTTCGTCCCGAAGGGCCACCAGAGCGCAGGCAAGGCCGCCCACCGCACCACCAAGACCACCACAGCTTCTGCAAGCACGGCCGGGAGGAACCCCGCATGA
- the sufB gene encoding Fe-S cluster assembly protein SufB yields MTLPTETAHPELEGLGTYEYGWADSDVAGASAKRGLSEEVVRDISAKKNEPEWMLKLRLKGLKLFGKKPMPNWGSDLSGIDFDNIKYFVRSTEQQAASWEDLPEDIKNTYDKLGIPEAEKQRLVAGVAAQYESEVVYHQIREDLEQQGVIFLDTDTALKEHPELFKEYFGTVIPAGDNKFASLNTAVWSGGSFIYVPKGVHVDIPLQAYFRINTENMGQFERTLIIVDEDAYVHYVEGCTAPIYKSDSLHSAVVEIIVKKGGRCRYTTIQNWSNNVYNLVTKRAVAYEGATMEWVDGNIGSKVTMKYPAVYLMGEHAKGETLSIAFAGEGQHQDAGAKMVHMAPHTSSNIVSKSVARGGGRTSYRGLIEIGEGAEGSKSNVLCDALLVDTVSRSDTYPYVDVREDDVTMGHEATVSKVSDDQLFYLMARGLSEDEAMAMIVRGFVEPIARELPMEYALELNRLIELQMEGAVG; encoded by the coding sequence ATGACTCTCCCCACGGAGACTGCTCACCCCGAGCTTGAGGGCCTGGGCACGTACGAGTACGGCTGGGCCGACTCCGACGTGGCCGGCGCCTCTGCCAAGCGCGGCCTGTCCGAGGAGGTCGTCCGCGACATCTCGGCGAAGAAGAACGAGCCCGAGTGGATGCTCAAGCTCCGCCTCAAGGGCCTCAAGCTCTTCGGCAAGAAGCCCATGCCCAACTGGGGCTCGGACCTCTCGGGCATCGACTTCGACAACATCAAGTACTTCGTGCGCTCCACGGAGCAGCAGGCCGCCTCCTGGGAGGACCTGCCCGAGGACATCAAGAACACCTACGACAAGCTGGGCATCCCCGAGGCGGAGAAGCAGCGGCTGGTCGCCGGTGTCGCGGCGCAGTACGAGTCCGAGGTCGTCTACCACCAGATCCGCGAGGACCTGGAGCAGCAGGGCGTCATCTTCCTGGACACCGACACCGCGCTCAAGGAGCACCCGGAGCTTTTCAAGGAGTACTTCGGCACGGTGATCCCGGCCGGCGACAACAAGTTCGCCTCGCTGAACACCGCGGTCTGGTCGGGCGGCTCGTTCATCTATGTCCCCAAGGGCGTGCACGTGGACATCCCGCTCCAGGCGTACTTCCGCATCAACACCGAGAACATGGGTCAGTTCGAGCGGACGCTGATCATCGTCGACGAGGACGCCTACGTCCACTACGTCGAGGGCTGCACCGCCCCGATCTACAAGTCCGACTCGCTGCACTCCGCGGTCGTCGAGATCATCGTGAAGAAGGGCGGCCGCTGCCGCTACACGACGATCCAGAACTGGTCGAACAACGTCTACAACCTGGTCACCAAGCGTGCCGTCGCCTACGAGGGCGCGACCATGGAGTGGGTCGACGGCAACATCGGCTCCAAGGTGACGATGAAGTACCCGGCCGTCTACCTGATGGGCGAGCACGCCAAGGGCGAGACCCTGTCCATCGCCTTCGCGGGCGAGGGCCAGCACCAGGACGCGGGCGCCAAGATGGTCCACATGGCCCCGCACACCTCGTCCAACATCGTCTCCAAGTCGGTGGCGCGCGGCGGCGGCCGGACGTCCTACCGCGGTCTGATCGAGATCGGCGAGGGCGCCGAGGGCTCCAAGTCCAACGTGCTCTGCGACGCCCTGCTCGTCGACACGGTCTCCCGCTCGGACACCTACCCGTACGTGGACGTCCGCGAGGACGACGTGACCATGGGCCACGAGGCGACCGTCTCCAAGGTCAGCGACGACCAGCTCTTCTACCTGATGGCGCGCGGCCTGTCCGAGGACGAGGCGATGGCGATGATCGTGCGCGGCTTCGTCGAGCCGATCGCCCGCGAGCTGCCCATGGAGTACGCGCTGGAGCTGAACCGGCTGATCGAGCTGCAGATGGAAGGCGCGGTCGGCTGA
- the sufD gene encoding Fe-S cluster assembly protein SufD: MAEAQTIPAGSTTTGSIAVAAESTVATRMSAPPSYDVADFPVPHGREEEWRFTPLARLKGLHDGTAVASGADLKVDITAPEGVTHELVERDDPRVGKAGKPVDRVAAQAYSSFEKASVVTVPKETVLTEPIRIAVHGEGGTAYGHQVIELGAFAEAVVVIDHTGDATLAANVDYLIGDGAKLTVVSVQDWDDTAVHVGQHNALVGRDAGFKSVVVTFGGDLVRLHPRVTYAAPGGEAEFYGLYFTDNGQHQEHRLFVDHEAQNCRSNVVYKGALQGQDAHAVWIGDVLIRAAATGTDTYELNRNLVLTDGARVDSVPNLEIETGEIVGAGHASATGRFDDEQLFYLMARGIPADEARRLVVRGFFTELVQQIGLPDVEERLIAKIEAELEASVA, encoded by the coding sequence ATGGCTGAGGCTCAGACAATCCCGGCGGGTTCGACAACCACCGGTTCGATCGCGGTGGCCGCGGAGTCCACCGTCGCCACCCGGATGAGCGCCCCGCCGTCCTACGACGTGGCGGACTTCCCGGTGCCGCACGGCCGCGAGGAGGAGTGGCGCTTCACGCCCCTCGCGCGCCTCAAGGGCCTGCACGACGGCACCGCCGTCGCCTCGGGCGCCGACCTGAAGGTGGACATCACCGCGCCCGAGGGCGTCACCCACGAACTGGTCGAGCGCGACGACCCGCGGGTCGGCAAGGCCGGCAAGCCGGTCGACCGGGTCGCCGCCCAGGCGTACAGCTCCTTCGAGAAGGCGTCGGTCGTCACGGTGCCCAAGGAGACGGTGCTCACCGAGCCGATCCGCATCGCCGTGCACGGCGAGGGCGGCACCGCCTACGGCCACCAGGTCATCGAGCTGGGCGCGTTCGCCGAGGCCGTCGTCGTGATCGACCACACCGGCGACGCCACGCTCGCCGCCAACGTCGACTACCTCATCGGCGACGGCGCCAAGCTGACCGTCGTCTCGGTGCAGGACTGGGACGACACCGCCGTCCACGTCGGCCAGCACAACGCGCTGGTCGGCCGGGACGCCGGCTTCAAGTCCGTGGTCGTCACCTTCGGCGGCGACCTGGTCCGGCTGCACCCGCGCGTGACGTACGCCGCCCCCGGCGGCGAGGCCGAGTTCTACGGCCTGTACTTCACCGACAACGGCCAGCACCAGGAGCACCGCCTCTTCGTCGACCACGAGGCGCAGAACTGCCGCTCCAACGTCGTCTACAAGGGCGCCCTCCAGGGCCAGGACGCGCACGCCGTCTGGATCGGTGACGTGCTCATCCGCGCCGCCGCCACCGGCACCGACACCTACGAGCTCAACCGCAACCTGGTGCTGACCGACGGCGCCCGGGTCGACTCGGTGCCCAACCTGGAGATCGAGACCGGCGAGATCGTCGGCGCCGGCCACGCCAGCGCCACCGGCCGCTTCGACGACGAGCAGCTGTTCTACCTGATGGCCCGCGGCATCCCGGCCGACGAGGCCCGCCGTCTGGTCGTCCGCGGCTTCTTCACCGAACTCGTCCAGCAGATCGGTCTGCCGGACGTGGAGGAGCGCCTGATCGCCAAGATCGAGGCCGAGCTGGAAGCGTCGGTGGCATGA
- a CDS encoding non-heme iron oxygenase ferredoxin subunit, producing the protein MSAAYVRVCGLSELEEDSPKRVEIDGVPVSLVRTEGEVFAINDICSHANVSLSEGEVEDCAIECWLHGSSFDLRTGKPSGLPATQPVPVYPVKIEGEGADASVLVSVTQES; encoded by the coding sequence ATGAGCGCCGCCTACGTACGCGTCTGCGGGCTGTCCGAGCTGGAGGAGGACAGCCCCAAGCGGGTCGAGATCGACGGCGTGCCCGTCTCGCTCGTCCGTACCGAGGGCGAGGTGTTCGCGATCAACGACATCTGCTCGCACGCGAACGTCTCGCTGTCCGAGGGGGAGGTGGAGGACTGCGCCATCGAGTGCTGGCTGCACGGCTCCAGCTTCGACCTGCGCACCGGCAAGCCGTCCGGCCTGCCCGCGACGCAGCCCGTCCCCGTATACCCCGTAAAGATCGAAGGAGAGGGCGCGGACGCTTCCGTGCTCGTCTCCGTCACCCAGGAGTCCTGA